Proteins co-encoded in one Gossypium arboreum isolate Shixiya-1 chromosome 11, ASM2569848v2, whole genome shotgun sequence genomic window:
- the LOC108471400 gene encoding disease resistance protein At4g27190-like: MEVITGTASNLVAGVVGYVFQKIIRNFSYVCRYRRMVSGFEKKVETLKDKRDGVLLDVDAARKNDENIYPEVNSWLAKADKMIDSELKEVKGLEDEAKNKCFISLCPNFKARYQLSKKAEEDAGAVDELLQQGGFDKVSYRDVPQPVVVVPPKDFDDFDSRKLVFNKIMEAVKDPNLNIIGVYGMPGVGKTTLVKEVIRQVKEDKLFDSVVMAVVTHTADIKKIQDQIADELGLTFKEQSMSGRASRLCQRLKKEKKIFVVLDDIWAKLDLMEVGIPFGDEHEGCTMLLTSRDLNVLSKDMDAKMRYSIGVLEHEEAWEFFKKIAGDGVESSDLLPIATEVAKKCGGLPIAIRTLATSLRNEPPFVWEDALRQLNRPSSSNFIEESAAAYSSIQWSYDRLQSEEHKQIFLLCGLMGRNVFFEGLLLFAMGLGLFHGVNTVEETRNRLLTVVNHLKASCLLLDGYNNLHVDMHDLICDAAKSIAANHVFVLRDGDVLNDWPDDETMKECDKILLACPSTNKLPDQLKCPKLTFLGMGSKDRLMKIPENFFKEMKNLKVLILSDMNLPFLPSSISLLPNLRTLFLNDCALGDIALIGELKNLEILSFDGSDIEMLPEEIGQLTKLKWLDLTDCSKLKRIPPGVFCKLSRLEELYVDDCFVGWGAEGNSSQESNCSVAELNALSCLTTLEIHFPNAKIIPKGFSFEKLRRYIILIGEASVWDWDWGWVREYSRTLKLSLQTSIRFLNNGVKVLLKKAENLYVDEVKGVEILLHESEVGDYFQQLKNLHIQNGAMIQYILKDNGDVHKIESQLETLTLQDLPKLISFCSENEGSTSISPQGTLTLFNQKVIPQLEEVSFTGDCIKMISDGQYESNLFCNIKFLRISSYSDVSVVFLSSFLRRFYNLESLRLGSCNFKELASFEIDACEDQDMIITIPKVKKLRLDVVNNIRHLWKQDSPLGPICASLECLEVRKCGNLINSRLDFSFSENLTTLDVSECDEMLELITSSKAQSLACLVTMRIRECERMREVVASDGDETSYEIVFRALKRLELHCLQSLTSFCSRNYTLRFPSLEQVTLSQCPRMKNFNQGELKTPNLQKVQLTETDFRGRWAGDLNATVEQLYQEQVGYRGLKHLKLSEFPELVDIWSRNPQEMLDFTTLEFLEFCDSNSLRYIFNLSMAFGLRQLRQMEIKRCSNLEQVVKEEGPITMVEEAIIDSSKIISIFPRLQFIIVESCPDMTSFYMGSKGLECPFLVEIKIVDCSNMTTFVCTFSRDEDKEVIIGDEVDNVAAIFSDEVIPQLEEVSFTGDCIKMISDGQYESNLFCNIKFLRISSYSDVSVVFLSSFLRRFYNLESLKLGSCNFKELASFEIDACEDQDMIITIPKVKKLRLDVVNNIRHLWKQDSPLGRICASLECLEVWKCSNLINLGLDFSFSENLTTLDVCKCDEMLELITSSKARSLAGLVTMKIRECERMREVVASDGDETSYEIIFRALKHLELHRLQSLMSFCSRNYTLRFPSLEQVTLSQCPRMKNFNQGELTTPKLQKVQLTQTDFRGRWAGDLNATVEQLYQEQVGYRGLKRLKLSEFPELVDIWSRNPQEMLDFTTLEFLEVCDSNNLRYIFNLSIAFGLGQLRQMEIKRCGNLEQVIKEEGPITMVKEAITDGSKIISIFPRLQSIIVESCQDMTCFYMGSKVLECPSLVEIKIVDCSNMTTFVCTFSRDEDKEVIIGDEVDNVAAIFSNKVAFPNLEKITISHLRNAKKIWHSKLHKNSFFMLKELTVKECDVLLNIFPPLLLGVF; the protein is encoded by the exons ATGGAAGTTATTACGGGCACCGCTAGCAACCTTGTTGCCGGAGTTGTGGGATACGTGTTCCAAAAAATTATACGTAATTTCAGCTATGTTTGCCGCTATAGAAGAATGGTTTCGGGTTTCGAGAAGAAAGTCGAGACGTTGAAAGACAAAAGAGACGGAGTGCTGCTAGATGTTGATGCTGCCCGAAAGAACGACGAGAATATATACCCCGAAGTCAACAGTTGGCTGGCGAAAGCCGATAAAATGATCGATTCAGAGTTGAAGGAAGTGAAGGGTCTTGAAGACGAAGCAAAGAACAAGTGTTTCATCAGCTTGTGCCCTAATTTCAAGGCTCGCTATCAGCTTAGCAAAAAAGCAGAAGAAGATGCCGGTGCCGTTGATGAACTCCTCCAGCAAGGCGGGTTTGACAAAGTATCATATCGGGATGTCCCGCAGCCCGTAGTGGTTGTGCCTCCCAAAGATTTTGATGACTTTGATTCAAGAAAATTGGTGTTTAACAAGATCATGGAGGCGGTGAAAGATCCTAATCTCAACATTATAGGGGTCTACGGAATGCCCGGTGTTGGCAAGACCACGCTTGTCAAAGAAGTTATTAGACAAGTCAAAGAAGATAAGTTATTCGACTCGGTGGTTATGGCTGTTGTGACTCATACTGCTGACATCAAGAAAATTCAAGACCAAATTGCAGATGAGTTGGGATTGACATTTAAGGAGCAGAGTATGAGTGGAAGAGCAAGTCGGTTGTGCCAAAGgttgaagaaagagaagaagattTTTGTTGTTTTAGATGACATTTGGGCAAAGTTAGACCTGATGGAAGTGGGGATTCCTTTCGGAGATGAGCATGAGGGATGCACCATGTTGCTGACGTCTAGAGATCTTAATGTTTTGTCCAAGGATATGGATGCTAAAATGAGGTATTCAATCGGAGTTTTAGAACATGAAGAAGCTTGGGAGTTCTTCAAGAAGATTGCAGGGGACGGTGTTGAAAGTTCTGACTTGTTACCTATAGCAACTGAGGTAGCTAAAAAATGTGGCGGTCTACCAATCGCCATAAGAACACTTGCAACGTCTTTGAGAAATGAACCTCCATTTGTATGGGAGGATGCTTTGCGACAACTAAACCGACCGTCATCGAGCAACTTCATAGAAGAATCGGCAGCTGCATATTCAAGTATACAGTGGAGTTATGATCGTTTACAAAGTGAGGAGCATAAACAGATTTTCTTACTTTGCGGTCTAATGGGTCGTAATGTTTTCTTTGAAGGGTTGCTTCTGTTTGCAATGGGGTTAGGGCTATTTCATGGTGTCAACACAGTTGAAGAAACACGAAACAGACTGTTGACAGTGGTGAATCATCTCAAAGCTTCTTGTTTGTTACTTGATGGTTATAACAATCTACATGTTGATATGCATGATCTTATTTGCGATGCAGCCAAGTCAATTGCTGCCAACCACGTGTTTGTTTTAAGAGACGGAGATGTTTTGAATGATTGGCCAGATGACGAAACGATGAAAGAGTGTGACAAAATACTTTTGGCGTGTCCTAGTACCAACAAGCTTCCTGATCAGCTGAAATGCCCCAAACTTACTTTTTTAGGTATGGGTAGCAAGGATCGTTTGATGAAAATACCAGAAAACTTTTTTAAGGAAATGAAAAATCTCAAAGTCCTAATTTTGTCTGACATGAATTTACCGTTCTTGCCTTCATCAATTTCCTTGCTGCCAAACCTTCGAACATTATTCTTGAATGATTGTGCGTTGGGAGACATTGCCCTCATCGGAGAGCTCAAGAATCTGGAAATTCTTAGCTTTGACGGTTCTGATATTGAAATGCTACCGGAGGAAATAGGACAACTGACTAAGCTAAAGTGGTTAGATTTAACTGATTGTTCCAAACTCAAAAGAATCCCACCTGGTGTCTTCTGCAAATTGTCTAGATTAGAAGAACTGTATGTGGATGACTGTTTTGTTGGATGGGGAGCAGAGGGAAACTCCAGTCAGGAAAGCAATTGTAGTGTTGCTGAGTTAAATGCTTTGTCATGTTTaactactttagaaattcatttccCTAATGCCAAGATTATTCCCAAAGGCTTCTCCTTTGAAAAGTTGCGAAGATACATTATTTTAATCGGAGAAGCATCGGTTTGGGATTGGGATTGGGGCTGGGTTCGTGAATACTCCAGAACCCTAAAGCTTAGCCTACAGACAAGCATTAGGTTTCTTAATAATGGAGTCAAAGTTTTATTGAAGAAGGCTGAAAATTTATATGTAGATGAAGTGAAAGGTGTGGAGATTTTGCTACATGAATCAGAAGTTGGGGATTATTTTCAACAGTTGAAGAATCTGCATATCCAGAATGGTGCAATGATCCAATATATCCTTAAAGATAATGGGGATGTCCACAAAATTGAATCTCAACTAGAGACTTTGACACTCCAGGACCTACCAAAGCTCATTAGCTTTTGCTCTGAAAATGAAGGTTCCACTTCCATATCTCCACAGGGAACATTAACCCTTTTTAACCAAAAG GTTATCCCCCAATTGGAGGAGGTTTCATTTACTGGCGATTGTATTAAGATGATAAGTGATGGCCAGTATGAGTCCAACTTATTTTGCAATATAAAATTTCTTCGGATTTCTTCCTACTCTGATGTATCAGTTGTTTTCCTCAGTTCTTTTCTTAGAAGGTTTTACAATTTGGAAAGTCTTAGGCTAGGTTCTTGCAATTTTAAAGAGCTAGCTTCTTTCGAAATTGATGCATGTGAAGATCAAGACATGATCATCACGATTCCAAAAGTCAAAAAGTTGAGATTGGATGTGGTTAACAACATAAGACATCTATGGAAGCAAGACTCCCCACTTGGCCCTATTTGTGCGAGTCTCGAATGTCTTGAAGTTCGGAAATGTGGCAATTTGATTAATTCAAGATTAGATTTTTCATTTTCTGAAAATCTTACAACTTTAGACGTCTCCGAATGCGATGAGATGTTAGAGCTGATAACATCTTCCAAAGCCCAAAGTTTGGCGTGCCTTGTTACAATGAGGATAAGAGAATGTGAAAGGATGAGAGAAGTAGTTGCAAGCGACGGGGATGAAACATCATACGAGATTGTTTTCAGAGCGCTGAAACGTTTGGAGCTTCATTGTTTACAAAGCCTCACGAGCTTTTGTTCAAGGAATTACACCTTAAGGTTTCCTTCCTTAGAACAAGTTACTTTGAGCCAGTGCCCTAGAATGAAGAACTTCAATCAAGGAGAGCTAAAAACACCAAATCTGCAAAAGGTACAGTTAACAGAAACAGATTTTAGGGGACGTTGGGCTGGTGACCTAAATGCCACCGTGGAGCAATTATACCAAGAGCAG GTTGGATACCGTGGTCTAAAGCATTTGAAGTTGTCAGAGTTTCCGGAGCTGGTAGACATATGGAGTAGAAATCCTCAAGAAATGTTGGATTTTACAACTCTTGAATTTCTGGAGTTTTGTGATTCCAACAGTTTGAGATACATTTTTAACCTCTCAATGGCCTTTGGCCTGAGGCAACTTCGGCAAATGGAAATCAAGAGATGTAGTAATTTGGAACAAGTCGTCAAAGAAGAGGGTCCAATTACAATGGTTGAGGAAGCAATAATAGATAGTAGCAAGATTATTAGCATATTCCCTCGTCTACAATTCATTATAGTGGAGTCTTGCCCAGATATGACAAGCTTTTACATGGGAAGTAAAGGTCTTGAATGTCCATTCTTGGTTGAAATTAAGATAGTTGATTGTTCAAACATGACTACTTTTGTTTGCACATTTTCGAGAGATGAAGATAAAGAAGTAATAATTGGCGACGAAGTTGATAATGTTGCTGCAATTTTCTCTGACGAG GTTATCCCCCAATTGGAGGAGGTTTCATTTACTGGCGATTGTATTAAGATGATAAGTGATGGCCAGTATGAGTCCAACTTATTTTGCAATATAAAATTTCTTCGGATTTCTTCCTACTCTGATGTATCAGTTGTTTTCCTCAGTTCTTTTCTTAGAAGGTTTTACAATTTGGAAAGTCTTAAGCTAGGTTCTTGCAATTTTAAAGAGCTAGCTTCTTTCGAAATTGATGCATGTGAAGATCAAGACATGATCATCACGATTCCAAAAGTCAAAAAGTTGAGATTGGATGTGGTTAACAACATAAGACATCTATGGAAGCAAGACTCCCCACTTGGCCGTATTTGTGCGAGTCTTGAATGTCTTGAAGTTTGGAAATGTAGCAATTTGATTAATTTAGGATTAGATTTTTCATTTTCTGAAAATCTTACAACTTTAGATGTCTGCAAATGCGATGAGATGTTAGAGTTGATAACATCTTCCAAAGCCCGAAGTTTGGCGGGCCTTGTGACAATGAAGATAAGAGAATGTGAAAGGATGAGAGAAGTAGTTGCAAGCGACGGGGATGAAACATCATACGAGATTATTTTCAGAGCACTGAAACATTTGGAGCTTCATCGTTTACAAAGCCTCATGAGCTTTTGTTCAAGGAATTACACCTTAAGGTTTCCTTCCTTGGAACAAGTTACTTTGAGCCAGTGCCCTAGAATGAAGAACTTCAATCAAGGAGAGCTAACAACACCAAAACTGCAAAAAGTGCAGTTAACACAAACAGATTTTAGGGGACGTTGGGCTGGTGACCTTAATGCCACTGTGGAGCAATTATACCAAGAGCAG GTTGGATACCGTGGTCTAAAGCGTTTGAAGTTGTCAGAGTTTCCGGAGCTGGTAGACATATGGAGTAGAAATCCTCAAGAAATGTTGGATTTTACAACTCTTGAATTTCTGGAGGTTTGTGATTCCAACAATTTGAGATACATTTTTAACCTCTCAATAGCCTTTGGCCTGGGGCAACTCCGGCAAATGGAAATCAAGAGATGCGGTAATTTGGAACAAGTCATCAAAGAAGAGGGTCCAATTACAATGGTTAAAGAAGCAATAACAGATGGTAGCAAGATTATTAGCATATTCCCTCGTCTACAATCCATCATAGTGGAGTCTTGCCAAGACATGACATGCTTTTACATGGGAAGTAAAGTTCTTGAATGTCCATCCTTGGTTGAAATTAAGATAGTTGATTGTTCAAACATGACTACTTTTGTTTGCACATTTTCAAGAGATGAAGATAAAGAAGTGATAATTGGTGACGAAGTTGATAATGTTGCTGCAATTTTCTCCAACAAG GTTGCTTTTCCTAATTTGGAGAAAATCACAATCTCCCATTTGAGGAACGCAAAGAAGATATGGCATAGCAAACTTCATAAGAAttcattttttatgctaaaaGAGTTGACTGTTAAGGAATGCGATGTGTTGTTGAACATCTTTCCACCTCTTCTTTTGGGAGTTTTCTAA
- the LOC128283994 gene encoding uncharacterized protein LOC128283994 has product MLELITSSKALSLECLVTLRIRECERIRVVASDGDETSYEIVFIALKRLELHCLQSLTSFCLRNYTLRFPSLEQVTLSQCPRMKNFNQGELTTPKLQKVQFTQTDFRGRWAGDLNATVEQLYQELLSEFPELVDIWSRNPQEMLDFTTLVFLEICDSNNLRYIFNLSMTFGLGQLQQLEIKRCGNLEQVIKEEGSITMVEEVVTDNSKIISIFPCLRFIIVESCPVRGVRWGAEGYEGALEVIHGSNGTPSS; this is encoded by the exons ATGTTAGAGCTGATAACATCTTCGAAAGCCCTAAGTTTGGAGTGCCTTGTTACATTGAGGATAAGAGAATGTGAAAGGATAAGAGTAGTTGCAAGTGACGGAGATGAAACGTCATACGAGATTGTTTTCATAGCGCTGAAACGTTTGGAGCTTCATTGTTTACAAAGCCTCACGAGCTTTTGTTTAAGGAATTACACCTTAAGGTTTCCCTCCTTGGAACAAGTTACTTTGAGCCAGTGCCCTAGAATGAAGAACTTCAATCAAGGAGAGCTAACCACACCAAAGCTGCAAAAAGTGCAATTTACACAAACAGATTTTAGGGGGCGTTGGGCTGGTGATCTTAATGCTACCGTGGAGCAATTATACCAAGAGCTG TTGTCAGAGTTTCCGGAGTTGGTAGACATATGGAGTAGAAATCCTCAAGAAATGTTGGATTTTACAACTCTTGTATTTCTGGAGATTTGTGATTCCAACAATTTGAGATACATTTTTAACCTCTCAATGACTTTTGGCTTGGGGCAACTCCAGCAATTGGAAATCAAGAGATGCGGTAATTTGGAACAAGTCATCAAAGAAGAGGGTTCAATTACAATGGTTGAGGAAGTAGTAACAGATAATAGCAAGATCATTAGCATATTCCCTTGTCTACGATTCATTATAGTGGAGTCTTGTCCA GTACGTGGCGTGCGGTGGGGCGCGGAGGGTTACGAAGGTGCCCTGGAGGTCATACATGGGAGCAACGGCACGCCTAGCAGCTAG